The Pseudomonas sp. MPC6 nucleotide sequence CAGGGATGTCGCGCGGGTGGAAATGGGCGCGGAGAACTACGACTCCATCAGTTCCTTCGGCGGCACCCCCTCGGTGTACATCGGCATCAAGGCCACGCCCGGCGCCAACCCGCTGGATGTGATCAAGGAAGTGCGCAAGATCATGCCGGACCTGGAAGCCCAGCTGCCGCCGAACCTCAAGGGTGAAATCGCCTACGACGCCACGCTGTTCATCCAGGCCTCGATCGACGAAGTGGTAAAAACCCTGTTCGAAGCGGTGCTGATCGTGATTGTGGTGGTGTTCCTGTTCCTCGGGGCGCTGCGCTCGGTGGTGATCCCGGTGGTCACCATTCCGCTGTCGATGATCGGCGTGATGTTCTTCATGCAGATGATGGGTTATTCGATCAACCTGCTGACCCTGCTGGCGATGGTGTTGGCCATCGGCCTGGTGGTGGACGACGCGATCGTGGTGGTGGAAAACATTCACCGACACATCGAAGAGGGCAAGACGCCGCTGGATGCGGCCATCGAAGGCGCCAGGGAAATCGCCATGCCGGTGGTGTCGATGACCATCACCCTGGCCGCGGTCTATGCGCCGATCGGCTTCCTGACGGGGCTGACCGGGGCGCTGTTCAAGGAGTTCGCCCTGACCCTGGCCGGGGCGGTGGTGATCTCGGGAGTCGTCGCCCTGACCCTGTCGCCGATGATGTGCGCCTTCTTGCTGCGCCACGATGAAAACCCCAGCGGCCTGGCCTATCGCCTGGACCTGATTTTCGAAGGCCTCAAGCGCCGTTACCAGCGCCTGCTGCACGGCACGCTCGCCACCCGGCCGGTGGTGCTGGTGTTTGCGGTGATCGTACTGTGCCTGATCCCGGTACTGCTCAAGTTCACCAAGTCGGAACTGGCGCCGGATGAGGATCAGGGCATTATCTTCATGATAGCCAATGCCCCGCAGCCGACCAACCTCGACTACCTGAGCGCCTATACCGACGAGTTCATCACGATCTTCAAGACGTTTCCCGAGTACTACTCCTCGTTCCAGATCAATGGCTTCAACGGCGTGCAATCGGGCATCGGCGGCTTCCTGCTCAAGCCGTGGAACGAGCGCAACCGCACGCAAATGCAGATCCTGCCCGAGGTCCAGAGCAAACTGGAGAGCATTCCCGGGCTACAGGTTTTCGGCTTCAACCTGCCCTCCCTGCCGGGTACTGGCGAGGGCTTGCCGTTTCAGTTCGTCATCAACTCCGCCAACGACTACGAGTCGCTGCTGCAAGTGACTGACCGGGTGAAAAAGCGCGCGCTGGAATCGGGCAAGTTCGCTTTTGTCGACGTCGACCTGGCCTTCGACAAGCCCGAAGTGGTGGTGGATATCGATCGCGCCAAAGCCGCACAGATGGGCGTGTCCATGCAGAACCTGGGCGGTACGCTGGCGACGTTGCTGGGTGAAGCGGAGATCAACCGCTTCACCATCGACGGCCGCAGCTATAAAGTCATCGCGCAGGTCGAGCGACCGTTCCGGGACAACCCCGACTGGCTGAATAACTATTACGTCAAGAATACCCAGGGCGAACTACTGGCCCTGTCGACCCTGATTACCGTGACCGACCGGGCGCGCCCACGGCAATTGAACCAGTTCCAGCAACTCAACTCGGCGATTCTTTCCGGGGTCCCGCTGGTCAGCATGGGCGAAGCCATCGACACCGTACGCCAGATCGCCCAGGAAGAGGCACCGGTGGGTTACGCCTTCGACTACGCCGGCGCATCGCGGCAATACGTCCAGGAAGGCAGTGCGTTGTGGGTCACCTTCGCCCTGGCGCTGGCGATCATTTTCCTGGTACTGGCCGCCCAGTTCGAAAGCTTCCGCGATCCGCTGGTGATCCTGGTCACCGTGCCGCTGTCGATCTGCGGCGCGTTGATTCCGTTGTTCCTGGGCTGGTCGAGCATGAACATCTACACCCAGGTCGGCCTGGTGACCTTGATCGGGTTGATCAGTAAACACGGGATCCTGATCGTCGAATTCGCCAACCAGTTACGCAAGGACAAAGGCCTGGCGCCACGCGAGGCCGTGGAGGAAGCCGCGGCGATTCGACTGCGTCCGGTGTTGATGACGACCGCCGCCATGGTGTTCGGCATGGTGCCGTTGATCTTCGCCACCGGTGCGGGCGCGGTCAGCCGGTTCGACATCGGCATGGTGATCACTACGGGGATGTCGATCGGGACGTTGTTCACGCTGTTTGTGTTGCCGTGCGTGTACACATTATTGGCCAAACCCGACAAACCTGAAGAACACCCGTAACCCCCTGTAGGAGCGAGCTTGCTCGCGATGGATCCAAGAACACCGCGTGTTATCCAGCAAACACGCGTTATCGTTGGCGACCATCGCGAGCAAGCTCGCTCCTACAGGGGTTGGTGCAAGTCTTGAGACACGGTGTCTAGTCCTGAAATAGGTTTACACCTGTTTCACCCCAACGCCCGATGCACCGCATCGGGCGTTTTGTATTTCAAGGACAGGTGCGGGCGTTCCTGGTTGTAGATTAGGATCGCCTCTCTCACCATCTTTTCAGCCTCTGTCAGATCGTTAGGCCGATGAAGCAACAACTCAGTTTTAAGGATGCCGTTGACCCGCTCTGCCAAGGCGTTTTGGTAACAGTCATAGCCATCAGTCATTGAGCACGTTATGCCGTGTCTTGCGTGCAGTTTTTGGTAAAGCGTCGAGCAGTACTGCACTCCACGATCCGAGTGGTGAACCAATCGCTGACTGCTTCGTCGCGTCTTCAACGCCATGCGCAAGGCTTGAGCCACCGAGTCGGCATGCAGACTGCCATGCACGTGATAACCGACAATTTTCCTCGAGAAGACATCCGTCACCAAGCTCAAGTAAGCCGGGTCATCACGTTTGGTGGACAGATAAGTGATATCCGCCACCCAGACCTGCTCCGGGCCGGTGGCAACGATTTGCTGGGGGCCAGGCTTCAGGAGGTTGGGATGGCAGCGGAAGCGGTGATGGCTGTCAGTTGTCTTGTGATAGGCCCGTTTTCTGCGTACCAAATACCGGTGATCGCGCAACACTTCAAACAAGCGATCTCGGCCAACATGCAGTTCCGGCTTGTCATGCTTTGCGTGCATCAGTGAGTGCAGTTTCCGGGTGCCCAGACAGGGTTGCCGCACGCGGATTTCCTGCACAAACTTGATAAGCTTCTGATCCTGCTCGACCCGCGCCCGATAGACCCGATCACGCTTGTAATAGGCCTGTCGACTAATCCCCATAAACTGGCAAGCCCTGCAGACACTCAGGGTTTGGGTTTGCGCAACGACTTGCCTGGCCGCTTTTTTACGATAGATACGCCGTAATCGTTCTTCAGGACATCGACCACGTCTTCGAAGAATTTGGCTTTCTGATTCGCCAACGCCAACTGCTCCTCAAGCTCTTTGATTCTCTGCTCGGGAGTTAATGGCAAAGTAGGCTCGTCCATCGGTCGGACCCTCTGAGCGCGAATGGAAGCGCCTTGACTCCAGTCCTGCCGACCATACTTGCGCAACCAAACCAGCACCGTCGACCGGCCCTGAATCCCGTAGCGCCGTTGAGCCTCTTTATAACTCAACTCGCCTTTTTCTACTTGGTCGACAACCGACAATTTAAAAGTCAGCGTGTAATCTCGCTGACTGCGTTTTTCGCCCGTATCCATTGCACCTTCCTGATAAGAAGCCAGAAGGTGTAAACCTTATTCAGGACGAGTCACGGGAATTAAAAAGGCCTCGCATTTGCGAGGCCTTTTATTTGGGCTTCAATCGGTTCAACTCTTCGGCCTCAGTCCTTGAGAAAGTCCGAACATGAACAGCAATAAATCATGATCGGGTTGGGTGACCACGGTTGCCTTCGCAGCCCGTGGCAATGGACAACGCGCATCCGCGTTCATCGAGCTGAGGACGCGCGGGCGAGGCTGCTCCCAAACCGCCAGCGCCAGGGAAGCAACTGCCAAGGCTCCTATCAAAAATAAACCTCGTGCAATTTCGAGTTTCATTGCTATAAACCCTTGATAGCGCTGCCAAACGCCGTCTCATAAAAGTAGATGAGTTTTTGCCAGTCCGTCGTGCTGAACGACGAGTGGCGGCGCAATTGCTTCATGTCATGGGTGGCGGCGCTACGGGCGGTCAACCGCAGCCGGCACTTCTCCAGGTCGATCAAGGCCACCTCGACCCTGGCCGCATCGCCCTCGCCGGTGACCCGGACGAACACGTGCTTGATGTAAAGGCAGCTGTGCTGCAAACGGCCCTTGTGCATGCGGGCCAGATTCTCGGCCAGATCCTTGAGCACGCGATCATGCACCGCTTCACCGTGACGTTCACGACCGCCGCCGGCGTACCAATGTTCGAGTTCCTCAAAGCCGTCCAGTGACTTGGTCACCAGCAGGGCTCGCCATTTGTGTACCGGGTCGCGCTGCGCACCGCAGAACACAATTTCGGGAACGCGCACGTCGATCTGGCTCAGACCGATCAGTGCATCACGTTCGCGCAATACCGTCGGCCGACCGAACGGATACCGCCAGCTGCGATAAATGTGCCCGGTCTGTCGTTTAGTGTAGAGCAGGTTTCCATCGCTGCCGCGAACGCGCTGCACACCACTTTCTCCACCGCGCCGGACGTTGGGCTCTTCTACCCATTCGCCGCGCAGATTCCAAAAGTAGTCGAAGCGCTCCTGGGGAGCGATTTGCGATCCTGCTGCACATTGCACTGCCATCTGTTACCTCTTGCGTAATACGTAAACTCGCCACATGGCGTAGAGCGGTAAAAAATCCAGTCGTTGCTGGATACGAAAACCCACCTGCTCGAATTCCTTTTCAACTGTAGCAGCCGGTAACACAAAACGATTTTGGTAACTGACCTGCCCACGGGTGCCTTCAAGCCGCTTGCGTTTCCACGCTTTGAAGTTGCCGTCCACCCACACTGAAAGAATCACGCTGTCACGGGTGACGCGCTCGAATTCACGCAAAATGGCCAGTCGATGCTCGGCTTCACCAATGTGGTGGAGTAATCGCATGCAAAAAATGCTGTCGACGGCGTTATTGGGCAACGCGATGTCGAAAGCAGAAGTGTGCAAGGGTTGTACCCGTTTCACCACATCGGCAGGTTGCGCCTGCAAGGCAAGCTTGATCATCGATTCGGAGTTGTCGGCTCCGATGATGGCCCGATTGGCTTTTTCCGCCAGCAATGGCCAGAAACGCCCCGCGCCACAGGGTAAATCGAGGACCAGCCCCGGTTGCCCAACCAGTTTGAGCGCCCGTCGCGCCATTTGCTCATCACGCGAATGCGACAGGCGGCGAGCGAGGCCGGCCTGGTGCTTGCGCAAGTAGTGTTGAGCGTGTTGATCGTCGTACTTTTCGGAAAAATCCAGTGTGATCGGGCCGTCTTCCATCATCAGGTCTCCAGAACATCTGATGAACCCACGATAGGCAGCGCCGTGTCCGCGTCAGGTCATACCCTTGTGAAAAATTCGTCATGTAAAACGTCGAATTATTTCGAGGTTTTACAGGGGGACAGAGATAGCTCTGGGCCATCAGTGAAATACTTGATCAGGATGCGCCCAGGCTCAACTCCACCTGAAAGCGGCAGCCGTTGGGTTCCATGTTCGTCAGACTGACGCTCCAACCCTGGTTTTCGCAAATCCGCTGCACCAACGACAGACCCAGCCCCAGGCCCTCACCGCGTTTCTCGCTGCCCCGCACGAATGGCTCGAACATCGCTTCGCGCTTTTCTTCGGGAATGCCGACGCCACTGTCCTCGACCATGAAACCGGTGGTCGTCAGGGTCAAGCGGATGAACCCTTGATCCGTGTAATGCAGGGCGTTACGCAGCAGGTTGCCCATGACGGCGTGCAGAAGGGTGGCGTTGTAGCGCATGGTTGTCGGCTCCCCCGCTTCGAAAATCAGGCTCAGCCCCTTGGCCTCGATCGGCTCGCGCCACAGATGGAGCAGCCCGTCAGCCACCTGACTCAGAGTTTGTTGCGGCGCCATGCTGGCGTCGTCACGTTGCGCACGGGCCAGCATCAGGAAGGTTTGCACCAGCTCTCGCATCTCTTCGCAGGCTCGGGCGATTCGCTCGACCTGGGCACGACTGCGTTGATCGAGACCGGGATTTTCCAGCAACAACTCACAGGAGCTGGCCAGCACCATCAACGGCGTGCGCAATTCGTGGCTGACGTCACTGGTAAACAAGCGCTCGCGGGACAATGCCTGGCGCAAGCGGCCCAAGGTGGCGTCGAAGGCGACGGCCAGCTCCCCGACTTCATCGGCGGCGTAATCCGGTGCCAACGGTGGCGCCAGCCCCAACAATTGGTCGCGGTGACGGACCTGACGGGCCAGCCGCACCACCGGCGCCATGACCTTGCGGGCCAGTACCCAGCCGAGAAACACCGCCAGCGCCAGGCTCAGCACGAAACCGACCAGGACCACGGCAAACAGCACCCGCTCGCGCTCTTCGAAATCGCTCTGGTCCTGCAACAGCACGTAACGCCGGCCGTCGACGACTTCGACCATCGCGTGGTACGACAGTTGCTCGCGAAACACTTCGTGAAAACCAGGGTTCAGGTGGCGCAGATCCTTGGGCAATTCGAAGTCGCCCGGGCCGCCACTGAAATAGAACAGTTGGTCCGGCTCCGGGCGATGGCTCCAGTCCGACACACTGTCCATCAGCAGCAGGCGTTGCAGATCGCCGCCCAGACCTGCCGAAATGAGTTTCTCTTCCACCAGGTGCACGGTCGCCACAATGCCCATGGCGAAGGCCCCTGCCACCAATGCGCTCATCAGCGCAAAGGCGATGATGATCCGTTGCGCAAGGCTTTGTCTAAACTCCATCACGGCCCTCGGCCAAGCGATAGCCGACACCGTGCACGGTTTGCAGCAAGGGCTTGGCGAACGGCTTGTCGATCACCTGGCGCAATTGGTGGACATGGCTGCGCAGGCTGTCGCTGTCCGGGCAGTCGTCGCCCCACAACGCTTCTTCGAGAATTTCCCGGCGCAACACGTGAGGGCTTTTCTGCATCAGCACGGCCAGCAACTTCAGGCCTACCGGATTGAGTTTCAGCAGCCGCCCTTCGCGGGTGACTTCCAGGGTGTCGAGGTCGTAGCTCAGATCGCCAACCTGCAGGGTGCGGCGACCGCCACCCTGAACCCGACGCATGACTGCTTCGATGCGCGCCGCCAGTTCAGACAGGGCAAAGGGTTTGATCAGGTAATCGTCGGCACCGGACTTGAAGCCTTGCAGGCGGTCGTCCAGTTGATCGCGAGCGGTGAGCATGATCACCGGGGTGTCGCGGCGGGCGTCTTCGCGCAGGCGCTTGCACAGGGTGTAGCCATCGATGCCGGGCAACATGATGTCGAGCACGATCAGGTCGTAATGCTCGGTGGCCGCCAGGTGCAGACCTGACAATCCGTCCTGCGCGCAATCCACGGTATAACCCTTGAGCCCCAGGTAATCGGCCAGATTGGCCAGGATATCGCGGTTGTCTTCAACCAATAGAATTCTCATGGGAACCTCATGCGTACACAGTAACGGCCGTCTTGGCCCGCGCAGCTTAAGGCCAAGCGGGGCTCAGGGCCAGAACTGCGTGCAGTTGCAGATCCTGGCCACGTCCCGGTTAAAGTGCTTAACGACTTTTTCACTGGCGGTTCACAGGCTGACGACAGGAAGATGCCCAGACTCCGCGCGGCTGCGCTTTTCAGAACATTTCACTGACCAAGGAATTGCCATGGTGTCGACCATTGCCCACCCCGCCTCGCGCCCGCTCAATTTCCGGGTGTGCCTGGGTGTCCCTGCCATCGCGGCGATCATTCTGTTACTGCTGGAACTGACGTCCCTGGACATGGACCTGGCCCGGCTGTTCTATGACCCGGTCGCAGGTGATTTCACAGGGCGCCACAGTTACTTCCTCGAAGACATCCTGCACGACCGCGCCAAGCAAGCGGTCATTGCCTTCTCGGTGTTGGCCATCGTCGGTTTTGTCGGCTCTTTTTTCATCGACAGGCTCAAGCCGATCAAACGGGAACTGGGCTGCCTGGTGCTGTCCCTGGCGCTGGCCACCTCCTTTGTCACGCCAGTCAAGGCGCTGACCGCGGTGCAATGCCCGTGGAGCCTTGAACAGTTCGGCGGTCATGAAACCTACAGCGAGCTGCTCAGCCCACGGCCGCCAACCGACAAACCCGGCCGTTGCTGGCCTGGCGGGCATGCCGCGACCGGGTTCACGCTGTTTGCGTTGTTCTTTGTGCTGCGTGACCGTCGTCCGCGCCTGGCGCGCACGGCGTTTGTCTTCGCTTTCGCATTGGGCTCGGTGTTTTCCATCGGCCGGATGATGCAGGGGGCGCATTTCTTTTCGCACAACGTGTGGACGGCGATTTTTTGCTGGCTGATTTGTCTGGGGTCGTATTACTACATCTTGTATCGCCCGGCGGTGAAGGTTGATCGGGTTACCAAGACAGAACCGGTCAGCGCCTGAAACAAAGATCAACATTGTGCGACCGGTGTGACTGTCAAAATCCGGGCCATAAAAAACCCCGCCTGCTTTCGCAGACGGGGCTTTTTTACAGGGGTAAGGCTGGCTTACATCATGCCGCCCATGCCGCCCATACCGCCCATGTCTGGCATGCCGCCGCCAGCTGGAGCGTCGTCCTTGATCTCGGCGATCATGGCTTCGGTGGTGATCATCAGGCTGGCAATCGACGAAGCCGCCTGCAGAGCCGAACGAGTCACTTTAGCCGGGTCCAGGATACCCATTTCGATCATGTCGCCGTATTCGCCGGTCGCAGCGTTGTAACCGTAGTTACCCGAACCCTGCTTGACCTTGTCGACGACTACGCTTGGCTCGTCGCCGGAGTTGGCAACGATCTGGCGCAGTGGCGCTTCAACAGCGCGACGCAGCAACTGGATGCCAACGTTCTGGTCATCGTTGTCGCCTTTGAGCTCGGAGATAGCCTGCAGAGCGCGAACCAGTGCCACGCCGCCGCCAGGTACCACGCCTTCTTCAACGGCTGCACGGGTAGCGTGCAGGGCGTCTTCAACGCGGGCTTTCTTCTCTTTCATTTCTACTTCGGAACCAGCGCCAACCTTGATCACTGCAACGCCGCCGGACAGCTTGGCCAGGCGCTCTTGCAGTTTTTCACGGTCGTAGTCGGACGAAGTATCAGCCACTTGCTGACGGATCTGCAGAACGCGAGCCTGGATGTCAGCCTCAACGCCGGCACCGTCGATCACGGTGGTGTTTTCTTTGGACAGGATCACGCGCTTGGCATTACCCAGGTGTTCCAGGGTAGTGCTTTCCAGGCTCAGGCCGATCTCTTCGGAGATAACGGTACCGCCAGTCAGAACAGCGATGTCCTGCAGCATGGCCTTGCGACGGTCGCCGAAGCCTGGAGCCTTGACGGCTGCGACTTTAACGATGCCACGCATGTTGTTCACAACCAGAGTCGCCAGGGCTTCGCCTTCAACGTCTTCGGCTACGATCAGCAGCGGACGGCCGGCTTTGGCAACGGCTTCCAGTACTGGCAGCATTTCGCGGATGTTCGAGATCTTTTTGTCGACCAGCAGGATCAGCGGACCGTCGAGCTCGGCGGTCATGGTTTCTGGCTTGTTGACGAAGTACGGGGACAGGTAGCCACGGTCGAACTGCATGCCTTCAACAACCGACAGTTCGTTTTCCAGGCCCGAGCCTTCTTCAACGGTGATCACGCCTTCTTTACCGACTTTTTCCATGGCTTCGGCAATGATGTCGCCGATGGAGTTGTCGGAGTTGGCCGAGATGGTGCCGACCTGAGCGATGGCCTTGGTGTCAGCGCAAGGCTTGGACAGGGCTTTGAGCTCTTTGACAATGGCGATGGTCGCTTTGTCGATACCGCGCTTCAGGTCCATCGGGTTCATGCCGGCAGCGACGGCTTTCAGGCCTTCGTTGACGATCGATTGAGCCAGAACGGTAGCGGTGGTGGTGCCGTCGCCTGCGTCATCGTTGGCACGGGAGGCAACGTCTTTGACCAGCTGCGCGCCCATGTTTTCGAAGCGATCTTTCAGCTCGATTTCTTTTGCAACGGACACGCCGTCCTTGGTGATGGTCGGAGCGCCGAAGCTCTTCTCGATGATCACGTTACGGCCTTTAGGGCCCAGGGTCGCTTTTACTGCGTCAGCCAGGACGTTGACACCGGCGAGCATTTTCTTGCGGGCGGAATCGCCGAATTTAACTTCTTTAGCAGCCATGATCGATATTCCTTAAATACTTTGTAGTAGCGGGAAAATGAGCGGGGATTCAGCCTTCGATAACAGCGAGGATTTCGCTCTCGCCGATGACCAGCAGGTCTTCGCCGTCGACTTTCACGGTGTTGCTGCCGGAGTAAGGGCCGAACACAACCTTGTCACCCACTTTCACGGCCAGCGCGCGCACTTCACCGTTTTCCAGTGCTTTGCCCGGGCCTACAGCGAGGACTTCGCCCTGGTTTGGCTTTTCAGCAGCCGAACCTGGCAGGACGATACCGCCAGCGGTTTTCTTTTCTTCTTCGCTGCGACGGACGACGACGCGGTCATGCAGAGGACGAAGCTTCATTGTCGATCTCTCCTAATTGAGGTTTTCATCGGCCGGTGTAGTCCCGGCGGGTTTAACAAATCCGGCGAAGCCGGGTGCGGTTCGGCAAGCGAACCGCGGAAGTCTGTCTGGCGTAATTGCCAGAAACCTTGCGGTGACAGTTACATAAGGGCGGACAAGCCTATTACAAGGGCGGGGGTCAAAAATTTTTCAGGTTGCCGCACCAAAATGAACACGGCACCCGAAGGTGCCGTGTGCTGAAACGATTACTTGGGATCGCGGTGTTCGAACTCGCCTTCGATCACGTCCGGTTCGCGCCCCAGGGGCTGACGCGGAGCCGGGCCGCCACGGGGTTGCAGGTCATCGGCGAAAGCACGCTGGCGTATCGCCTGTTCCTCGGCACGCTGGCGCATTTTATTGGCCAGCAGCCGGCGGGAGATCGGCAGCAGCATGATCAGGCCCAGCACGTCAGTGACGAAGCCCGGCAGGATCAACAGACCGCCGGCCAGGGCCAGCATCAGGCCTTCGAGCATGGTCTGGGCCGGCAGCTCGCCGCGGTTCAGGCTTTCACGGGCACGCAGTGCAGTAGCCAGACCGGCGATACGCAGCACGAACACGCCGAACATCGAGCCGAGAATGACCAGCAGCAGGGCCGGGAAAAACCCGATCGCCCCGCTCACCTTAACGAATACGAACAGCTCCAACACCGGAAACAGTACAAA carries:
- the colR gene encoding two-component system response regulator ColR; the protein is MRILLVEDNRDILANLADYLGLKGYTVDCAQDGLSGLHLAATEHYDLIVLDIMLPGIDGYTLCKRLREDARRDTPVIMLTARDQLDDRLQGFKSGADDYLIKPFALSELAARIEAVMRRVQGGGRRTLQVGDLSYDLDTLEVTREGRLLKLNPVGLKLLAVLMQKSPHVLRREILEEALWGDDCPDSDSLRSHVHQLRQVIDKPFAKPLLQTVHGVGYRLAEGRDGV
- a CDS encoding co-chaperone GroES; protein product: MKLRPLHDRVVVRRSEEEKKTAGGIVLPGSAAEKPNQGEVLAVGPGKALENGEVRALAVKVGDKVVFGPYSGSNTVKVDGEDLLVIGESEILAVIEG
- the groL gene encoding chaperonin GroEL (60 kDa chaperone family; promotes refolding of misfolded polypeptides especially under stressful conditions; forms two stacked rings of heptamers to form a barrel-shaped 14mer; ends can be capped by GroES; misfolded proteins enter the barrel where they are refolded when GroES binds), yielding MAAKEVKFGDSARKKMLAGVNVLADAVKATLGPKGRNVIIEKSFGAPTITKDGVSVAKEIELKDRFENMGAQLVKDVASRANDDAGDGTTTATVLAQSIVNEGLKAVAAGMNPMDLKRGIDKATIAIVKELKALSKPCADTKAIAQVGTISANSDNSIGDIIAEAMEKVGKEGVITVEEGSGLENELSVVEGMQFDRGYLSPYFVNKPETMTAELDGPLILLVDKKISNIREMLPVLEAVAKAGRPLLIVAEDVEGEALATLVVNNMRGIVKVAAVKAPGFGDRRKAMLQDIAVLTGGTVISEEIGLSLESTTLEHLGNAKRVILSKENTTVIDGAGVEADIQARVLQIRQQVADTSSDYDREKLQERLAKLSGGVAVIKVGAGSEVEMKEKKARVEDALHATRAAVEEGVVPGGGVALVRALQAISELKGDNDDQNVGIQLLRRAVEAPLRQIVANSGDEPSVVVDKVKQGSGNYGYNAATGEYGDMIEMGILDPAKVTRSALQAASSIASLMITTEAMIAEIKDDAPAGGGMPDMGGMGGMGGMM
- a CDS encoding phosphatase PAP2 family protein, producing the protein MVSTIAHPASRPLNFRVCLGVPAIAAIILLLLELTSLDMDLARLFYDPVAGDFTGRHSYFLEDILHDRAKQAVIAFSVLAIVGFVGSFFIDRLKPIKRELGCLVLSLALATSFVTPVKALTAVQCPWSLEQFGGHETYSELLSPRPPTDKPGRCWPGGHAATGFTLFALFFVLRDRRPRLARTAFVFAFALGSVFSIGRMMQGAHFFSHNVWTAIFCWLICLGSYYYILYRPAVKVDRVTKTEPVSA
- a CDS encoding multidrug efflux RND transporter permease subunit, with product MAFTDPFIRRPVLATVVSLLIVLLGFQAWSKLPLRQYPQMENALITVTTAYPGANAETIQGYITQPMQQSLASAEGIDYMTSVSRQNFSVISIYARIGANSDRLFTELLAKANEVKNRLPQDAEDPVLSKEAADASALMYISFFSKELSNPQITDYLSRVIQPKLATLPGMAEAEILGNQVFAMRLWLDPVKLAGFGLSASDVTDAVRQYNFLSAAGEVKGEYVVTSINANTELKSAEAFAAIPLKVDGDSRVLLRDVARVEMGAENYDSISSFGGTPSVYIGIKATPGANPLDVIKEVRKIMPDLEAQLPPNLKGEIAYDATLFIQASIDEVVKTLFEAVLIVIVVVFLFLGALRSVVIPVVTIPLSMIGVMFFMQMMGYSINLLTLLAMVLAIGLVVDDAIVVVENIHRHIEEGKTPLDAAIEGAREIAMPVVSMTITLAAVYAPIGFLTGLTGALFKEFALTLAGAVVISGVVALTLSPMMCAFLLRHDENPSGLAYRLDLIFEGLKRRYQRLLHGTLATRPVVLVFAVIVLCLIPVLLKFTKSELAPDEDQGIIFMIANAPQPTNLDYLSAYTDEFITIFKTFPEYYSSFQINGFNGVQSGIGGFLLKPWNERNRTQMQILPEVQSKLESIPGLQVFGFNLPSLPGTGEGLPFQFVINSANDYESLLQVTDRVKKRALESGKFAFVDVDLAFDKPEVVVDIDRAKAAQMGVSMQNLGGTLATLLGEAEINRFTIDGRSYKVIAQVERPFRDNPDWLNNYYVKNTQGELLALSTLITVTDRARPRQLNQFQQLNSAILSGVPLVSMGEAIDTVRQIAQEEAPVGYAFDYAGASRQYVQEGSALWVTFALALAIIFLVLAAQFESFRDPLVILVTVPLSICGALIPLFLGWSSMNIYTQVGLVTLIGLISKHGILIVEFANQLRKDKGLAPREAVEEAAAIRLRPVLMTTAAMVFGMVPLIFATGAGAVSRFDIGMVITTGMSIGTLFTLFVLPCVYTLLAKPDKPEEHP
- a CDS encoding helix-turn-helix domain-containing protein, whose amino-acid sequence is MDTGEKRSQRDYTLTFKLSVVDQVEKGELSYKEAQRRYGIQGRSTVLVWLRKYGRQDWSQGASIRAQRVRPMDEPTLPLTPEQRIKELEEQLALANQKAKFFEDVVDVLKNDYGVSIVKKRPGKSLRKPKP
- a CDS encoding FxsA family protein, with amino-acid sequence MRPFLLLFVLFPVLELFVFVKVSGAIGFFPALLLVILGSMFGVFVLRIAGLATALRARESLNRGELPAQTMLEGLMLALAGGLLILPGFVTDVLGLIMLLPISRRLLANKMRQRAEEQAIRQRAFADDLQPRGGPAPRQPLGREPDVIEGEFEHRDPK
- a CDS encoding HAMP domain-containing sensor histidine kinase, translated to MEFRQSLAQRIIIAFALMSALVAGAFAMGIVATVHLVEEKLISAGLGGDLQRLLLMDSVSDWSHRPEPDQLFYFSGGPGDFELPKDLRHLNPGFHEVFREQLSYHAMVEVVDGRRYVLLQDQSDFEERERVLFAVVLVGFVLSLALAVFLGWVLARKVMAPVVRLARQVRHRDQLLGLAPPLAPDYAADEVGELAVAFDATLGRLRQALSRERLFTSDVSHELRTPLMVLASSCELLLENPGLDQRSRAQVERIARACEEMRELVQTFLMLARAQRDDASMAPQQTLSQVADGLLHLWREPIEAKGLSLIFEAGEPTTMRYNATLLHAVMGNLLRNALHYTDQGFIRLTLTTTGFMVEDSGVGIPEEKREAMFEPFVRGSEKRGEGLGLGLSLVQRICENQGWSVSLTNMEPNGCRFQVELSLGAS
- a CDS encoding lipopolysaccharide kinase InaA family protein, with the translated sequence MAVQCAAGSQIAPQERFDYFWNLRGEWVEEPNVRRGGESGVQRVRGSDGNLLYTKRQTGHIYRSWRYPFGRPTVLRERDALIGLSQIDVRVPEIVFCGAQRDPVHKWRALLVTKSLDGFEELEHWYAGGGRERHGEAVHDRVLKDLAENLARMHKGRLQHSCLYIKHVFVRVTGEGDAARVEVALIDLEKCRLRLTARSAATHDMKQLRRHSSFSTTDWQKLIYFYETAFGSAIKGL
- a CDS encoding class I SAM-dependent methyltransferase, giving the protein MEDGPITLDFSEKYDDQHAQHYLRKHQAGLARRLSHSRDEQMARRALKLVGQPGLVLDLPCGAGRFWPLLAEKANRAIIGADNSESMIKLALQAQPADVVKRVQPLHTSAFDIALPNNAVDSIFCMRLLHHIGEAEHRLAILREFERVTRDSVILSVWVDGNFKAWKRKRLEGTRGQVSYQNRFVLPAATVEKEFEQVGFRIQQRLDFLPLYAMWRVYVLRKR
- a CDS encoding IS3 family transposase, with the translated sequence MLRRRGRCPEERLRRIYRKKAARQVVAQTQTLSVCRACQFMGISRQAYYKRDRVYRARVEQDQKLIKFVQEIRVRQPCLGTRKLHSLMHAKHDKPELHVGRDRLFEVLRDHRYLVRRKRAYHKTTDSHHRFRCHPNLLKPGPQQIVATGPEQVWVADITYLSTKRDDPAYLSLVTDVFSRKIVGYHVHGSLHADSVAQALRMALKTRRSSQRLVHHSDRGVQYCSTLYQKLHARHGITCSMTDGYDCYQNALAERVNGILKTELLLHRPNDLTEAEKMVREAILIYNQERPHLSLKYKTPDAVHRALG